The following are encoded together in the Bacillus sp. NP157 genome:
- a CDS encoding H-NS histone family protein translates to MAVDIKNLNHNQLTELIAKAQTRQTELQKEKVTTLRDKINAMIKAEGFTFDDVFGQRAPRSKRAGTTVAAKYRNPADAEQTWSGRGKRPRWFNEALKAGTSEKDMLA, encoded by the coding sequence ATGGCCGTCGATATCAAAAACCTCAACCATAACCAGCTCACCGAGCTGATTGCCAAGGCGCAGACCCGCCAGACCGAGCTCCAGAAAGAGAAGGTCACCACGCTTCGCGACAAAATCAACGCGATGATCAAGGCCGAAGGCTTCACCTTCGACGACGTGTTCGGCCAGCGCGCCCCGCGCTCGAAGCGTGCAGGCACCACGGTGGCCGCCAAATACCGCAATCCGGCAGACGCCGAGCAGACCTGGTCGGGCCGTGGCAAGCGCCCGCGCTGGTTCAATGAGGCATTGAAAGCCGGTACCAGCGAAAAAGACATGCTGGCCTGA
- a CDS encoding proline--tRNA ligase, producing the protein MRLSQFHLATVKEVPADAEIASHQLMLRAGMLRKLASGLYTWSPLGLRVLRKVEAVVREEMVRAGAIEVLMPSVQPRELWEETGRWEKFGGQLLKIQDRKEQEFCYGPTHEEVITDFARNELKSYKQLPLNFFQIQTKFRDEIRPRFGVMRAREFLMKDAYSFHLTPESLGETYAVMYDAYSRIFSRLGLEFRAVDADTGAIGGSASHEFQVLADSGEDAIAFSDGSQYAANIEKAEALAPASERPAPSAPLQRVDTPTQRTIDDVSAFLGVPAAQTVKTILVRGIEGVVALCLRGDHEVNEVKVSHLAELGDEPVLASEEEILAATGTRPGFIGPVGLPASIPVIVDRDAAVLADFVCGGNQDGTHYTGANWGRDAQVTRVEDIRKVVDGDASPDGKGTLRLARGIEVGHIFQLGQKYAEAMGAGVLDSNGKMSTMFMGCYGVGVSRIVAAAIEQRHDENGMIWTDAMAPWRVAVCVINPKNDVAVAEAAESLYAELSQAGIDTVLDDRGLRPGSMFADIELIGIPHRVVVSGRGLEAGTFEYRARTDAEARNVTRAELLALLAP; encoded by the coding sequence ATGCGCCTTAGCCAGTTCCATCTCGCCACCGTCAAGGAAGTACCCGCCGACGCGGAAATCGCCAGCCACCAGCTCATGCTGCGCGCCGGCATGCTGCGCAAGCTGGCCTCGGGCCTGTACACGTGGAGCCCGCTGGGCCTGCGCGTGCTGCGCAAGGTGGAGGCCGTGGTGCGCGAGGAAATGGTCCGCGCCGGTGCCATCGAAGTGCTGATGCCTTCGGTGCAGCCGCGCGAGCTGTGGGAAGAGACCGGCCGCTGGGAGAAGTTCGGCGGCCAGCTCCTGAAGATCCAGGATCGCAAGGAGCAGGAATTCTGCTACGGCCCGACGCACGAGGAAGTCATCACCGACTTCGCGCGCAACGAGCTGAAGAGTTACAAGCAGTTGCCGCTGAATTTCTTCCAGATCCAGACCAAGTTCCGCGACGAGATCCGCCCGCGCTTCGGCGTGATGCGTGCGCGCGAGTTCCTGATGAAGGATGCCTACTCGTTCCACCTCACCCCGGAATCGCTCGGCGAGACCTACGCGGTGATGTATGACGCGTACAGCCGAATCTTCTCCCGGCTGGGCCTGGAGTTCCGTGCCGTCGACGCGGACACCGGCGCCATCGGTGGCAGCGCCAGCCACGAGTTCCAGGTGCTGGCCGATTCGGGCGAAGACGCGATCGCGTTCTCGGACGGCTCGCAGTACGCCGCCAACATCGAAAAGGCCGAAGCCCTCGCGCCCGCCAGCGAGCGCCCCGCCCCGTCGGCGCCGCTGCAGCGCGTCGACACGCCGACCCAGCGCACCATCGACGACGTCAGCGCTTTCCTCGGCGTGCCGGCGGCACAGACGGTCAAGACGATCCTCGTCCGTGGCATCGAGGGCGTCGTTGCCCTGTGCCTGCGCGGCGACCACGAAGTCAACGAGGTGAAGGTCTCACACCTGGCCGAACTCGGCGACGAGCCGGTGCTGGCCAGCGAAGAAGAGATCCTCGCCGCCACGGGCACGCGCCCGGGCTTCATCGGCCCGGTCGGCCTGCCCGCCAGCATCCCGGTCATCGTCGATCGCGACGCCGCCGTGCTCGCCGACTTCGTCTGCGGTGGCAACCAGGACGGCACGCATTACACCGGCGCCAACTGGGGCCGCGATGCGCAGGTCACCCGCGTCGAAGACATCCGCAAGGTCGTCGACGGCGACGCGTCGCCGGACGGCAAGGGCACGCTGCGCCTGGCCCGCGGCATCGAAGTGGGCCACATCTTCCAGCTCGGCCAGAAGTACGCCGAGGCCATGGGCGCCGGCGTGCTGGACAGCAACGGCAAGATGAGCACGATGTTCATGGGTTGCTACGGCGTTGGTGTCAGCCGCATCGTCGCCGCCGCCATCGAGCAGCGCCACGACGAGAACGGCATGATCTGGACCGATGCAATGGCACCCTGGCGCGTGGCCGTGTGCGTGATCAATCCGAAGAACGATGTCGCCGTGGCGGAAGCCGCGGAGTCGCTGTATGCCGAGCTGTCGCAGGCGGGCATCGATACGGTGCTGGACGATCGTGGCCTGCGTCCCGGTTCGATGTTTGCGGATATCGAGCTGATCGGCATCCCGCACCGCGTCGTGGTGAGCGGCCGCGGCCTCGAAGCCGGCACGTTCGAATACCGCGCCCGCACGGACGCCGAAGCCCGCAACGTCACCCGCGCGGAACTGCTGGCGCTACTCGCTCCGTAG
- a CDS encoding DUF4124 domain-containing protein codes for MRRCIALILLVAACPLAFAQAYKWKDAQGVTHYSDSPPPGSSQKVEKIQMKGGVSSPSSSDAGPAKAATAATPPAGTAVADNAANRSKLCDQLRKNMDVLNKEKVVTMDDGKGGQTQLDDTARKRQMETNQAQMTLYCK; via the coding sequence ATGCGCCGTTGCATCGCCCTGATCCTGCTCGTCGCCGCCTGCCCGCTGGCCTTCGCCCAGGCTTACAAGTGGAAGGACGCCCAGGGCGTCACCCATTATTCGGACTCGCCGCCGCCCGGCAGCAGCCAGAAGGTGGAGAAGATCCAGATGAAGGGAGGCGTCTCGTCGCCCTCCTCCAGCGATGCCGGCCCGGCAAAGGCCGCGACCGCCGCGACGCCCCCGGCAGGCACGGCTGTCGCCGACAACGCCGCGAACCGGTCGAAGCTGTGCGACCAGCTGCGGAAGAACATGGACGTCCTGAACAAGGAAAAGGTCGTGACCATGGACGACGGAAAGGGTGGCCAGACCCAGTTGGACGACACCGCCCGCAAGCGCCAGATGGAAACCAACCAGGCCCAGATGACGCTCTACTGCAAGTAA
- the pssA gene encoding CDP-diacylglycerol--serine O-phosphatidyltransferase: MSEPIPARRPRHRGIYLLPNLFTTGAMFAGFYAIVSAINANYGTAALAVFVAAILDGMDGRVARLTNTQSEFGVQFDSLSDLVSFGLAPSLVLYTWSLSSLVEYGRVWGKIGWAGAFIYAVCAALRLARFNTQVGVADKRYFQGLASPAAAALCMSFVWTMTKFDIPGNQVAFFALPLAVIAGLLMVSNVRYYSFKAWPKGDRVPFIWLIAAVLIVVLLFIDPARVLFAGTVIYTISGPVMTLWGRATHRRRVRRHAKAAE, translated from the coding sequence ATGAGCGAACCGATTCCAGCCCGCAGGCCACGCCACCGTGGCATCTACCTGCTGCCGAACCTGTTCACGACGGGCGCGATGTTCGCGGGCTTCTACGCGATCGTCTCCGCCATCAACGCGAACTACGGCACGGCAGCGCTGGCCGTGTTCGTGGCCGCCATCCTCGACGGCATGGATGGGCGCGTGGCTCGCCTTACCAACACCCAGAGCGAGTTCGGCGTCCAGTTCGACTCCCTCTCGGACCTGGTCAGCTTCGGCCTGGCGCCGTCGCTGGTGCTGTACACGTGGTCGCTGTCCTCGCTGGTCGAGTACGGCCGGGTGTGGGGCAAGATCGGCTGGGCCGGTGCCTTCATCTATGCCGTGTGCGCCGCGTTGCGGCTGGCCCGCTTCAATACCCAGGTGGGCGTCGCCGACAAGCGTTACTTCCAGGGGCTGGCCAGCCCGGCGGCGGCCGCGCTGTGCATGTCCTTCGTCTGGACCATGACCAAGTTCGATATCCCGGGTAACCAGGTCGCGTTCTTCGCGCTGCCGCTGGCGGTCATCGCGGGCCTGCTGATGGTCAGCAACGTGCGTTACTACAGCTTCAAGGCCTGGCCGAAGGGCGACCGCGTGCCCTTCATCTGGCTGATCGCCGCCGTGCTGATCGTGGTCCTGCTGTTCATCGACCCGGCCCGCGTGCTGTTCGCCGGCACGGTGATCTACACCATCTCCGGTCCGGTAATGACGCTGTGGGGCCGCGCCACGCACCGCCGTCGCGTGCGTCGCCACGCCAAGGCCGCGGAATAA
- the rimI gene encoding ribosomal protein S18-alanine N-acetyltransferase: MVAVARPSTEVRAMRREDLDAVVAIEHASYEFPWSAGIFRDCLQAGHNCWVISHDGEIAGYGILSVAAGEAHVLNVCIGNAHRGLGYGRRMMRRLIDLARWYGAERIFLEVRPSNPVAHALYGTLGFNEIGRRPAYYPAKHGREEAIVMALDMHVGD; encoded by the coding sequence ATGGTCGCCGTCGCACGCCCGTCCACCGAGGTCCGTGCCATGCGTCGGGAAGACCTGGACGCGGTGGTGGCGATCGAGCATGCGTCCTACGAGTTTCCCTGGAGCGCTGGCATCTTCCGCGACTGCCTGCAGGCGGGGCACAACTGCTGGGTGATCAGCCATGACGGCGAGATCGCCGGCTACGGCATCCTCTCGGTGGCCGCCGGCGAAGCCCATGTCCTGAACGTTTGCATCGGTAACGCCCACCGCGGCCTGGGCTACGGCCGGCGGATGATGCGCAGGCTGATCGACCTCGCCCGCTGGTACGGCGCCGAGCGCATCTTCCTTGAAGTGCGCCCGTCCAATCCCGTCGCTCACGCCCTATACGGCACGCTCGGCTTCAACGAGATCGGCCGCCGCCCGGCGTACTATCCGGCAAAACACGGCCGCGAGGAGGCGATCGTGATGGCGCTGGACATGCACGTCGGCGATTGA
- a CDS encoding FtsX-like permease family protein, whose amino-acid sequence MNVTRLALRTLRREWHLVELRTLAASLVLAVVALGVVATLSTRIERGILASAAELIGGDLGVSAPAPLPDAMASSARADGLAVTRGAQFRSVAFVGEHSQLLDVLASDAAYPLRGTLEVSGADGHGRVAHGPPRGEVYLDHRAMVGLGIKPGQRVQIGGQDLVASAELVRQPDGGELFALAPRALMNLDDATTAGLLGVGSRARHRLLVSGDLSAVARWRSSVEQGSLPAGAELITPEKMQERMRSAFDRASAFLRLTALLSALLSGVAIALASARYARRKAGEVALLRALGTPRRKIASLLVMTLAALALPAAAVGVVIALGLTEGAWYFARQLFDNIPTSLPLAPAFAAAAMGLAVLAGFALPPLVRLAEVPPVAVFRESMQRRLRRFDVLYLVPLATAVGLMWLQSDSAKLAGILAVSLAAVAAVAALLAALLLVIARRVAPGAHPALRLGLAALARRRGLSLVQATALSLGLCALLLLAVIAPSLLEGWRRELPADTPNWFVLNLQDDQRDAFAQQLQQIGASKTNMMPLAVGKLTAVNGTPVDKLPFLRDDERDNADRQLRLSWAAELPPSNEVVAGTWPGASPAQAEVSVDTSWRDRYHLKLGDTLRFEVGEGALDARVTSVRKVDWTSFRVNFFLMVDPAHAGDLPHTWLTSFYLPRGHGDQLSKLSRDYGNLSLIDVDALLDRVREIVDRVGGAVRWVLGFSLLAGALVLTAALAASAQERRKEAALLRTLGATRAQLRLAAACEFALLGLVAGLTAGLGAAGAGLWLGHAVFRIEDFVPPLWPLFGAAALAAFVVMLIGLFGTRSVLRTSPMALLRE is encoded by the coding sequence ATGAACGTGACGCGGCTTGCACTGCGCACGCTGCGTCGCGAATGGCACCTGGTCGAACTGCGCACGCTGGCCGCGTCGCTGGTGCTGGCCGTGGTCGCCCTGGGCGTCGTCGCCACCCTTTCCACGCGCATCGAGCGCGGCATCCTCGCCAGTGCGGCTGAACTGATCGGCGGCGACCTCGGCGTCTCGGCGCCAGCCCCCCTGCCCGACGCCATGGCCAGCTCCGCACGCGCGGACGGGCTGGCGGTGACCCGCGGCGCGCAATTCCGCAGCGTGGCCTTCGTTGGCGAGCACAGCCAGTTGCTCGACGTACTGGCCAGTGACGCCGCCTATCCGCTGCGCGGCACGCTGGAAGTCAGCGGCGCCGACGGCCATGGCCGCGTCGCCCACGGGCCGCCGCGCGGCGAGGTCTACCTCGATCATCGCGCGATGGTCGGGCTGGGCATCAAGCCGGGCCAGCGCGTGCAGATCGGTGGCCAGGACCTGGTCGCCTCCGCCGAACTGGTGCGCCAGCCCGATGGTGGCGAGCTGTTTGCACTGGCGCCGCGTGCGCTGATGAACCTCGACGATGCGACCACGGCAGGCCTGCTCGGCGTCGGTAGCCGTGCCCGGCACCGGCTGCTGGTCTCGGGCGACCTGTCCGCCGTTGCCCGGTGGCGGTCAAGCGTCGAACAAGGCAGCCTGCCGGCCGGTGCGGAACTGATCACGCCGGAGAAGATGCAGGAACGCATGCGCAGCGCGTTCGATCGTGCGAGTGCCTTCCTGCGGCTCACGGCCCTGCTCTCGGCCCTGCTATCCGGCGTCGCGATCGCGCTGGCCTCGGCCCGCTATGCACGGCGCAAAGCAGGCGAAGTGGCCCTGCTGCGCGCACTGGGTACGCCGCGGCGGAAGATCGCGTCGCTGCTGGTGATGACCCTGGCCGCGCTCGCGCTGCCCGCCGCTGCGGTGGGCGTCGTGATCGCGCTGGGCCTGACCGAAGGCGCGTGGTATTTCGCCCGCCAGCTGTTCGACAACATCCCGACCAGCCTGCCGCTCGCACCTGCGTTCGCGGCGGCGGCGATGGGCCTGGCCGTGCTCGCCGGCTTCGCCCTGCCGCCCCTGGTCCGGCTGGCAGAAGTGCCGCCGGTAGCCGTGTTCCGCGAATCGATGCAGCGCCGCCTGCGCCGCTTCGACGTGCTTTATCTCGTCCCACTGGCCACCGCCGTCGGCCTGATGTGGTTGCAGAGCGACTCCGCGAAACTGGCCGGCATCCTCGCCGTGAGCCTTGCCGCCGTCGCCGCCGTGGCGGCGCTGCTGGCCGCGCTGTTGCTGGTCATCGCGCGCCGCGTCGCACCGGGCGCCCACCCTGCCCTGCGCCTCGGCCTCGCGGCACTGGCACGCCGACGCGGCCTCTCGCTGGTCCAGGCCACCGCGTTGTCGCTCGGCCTCTGCGCGCTGTTGCTGCTGGCGGTGATCGCGCCGTCACTGCTGGAAGGCTGGCGCCGCGAACTTCCCGCCGACACCCCGAACTGGTTCGTCCTCAACCTGCAGGACGACCAGCGCGATGCCTTCGCCCAGCAACTGCAGCAGATCGGCGCATCCAAGACCAACATGATGCCGCTCGCCGTGGGCAAGCTGACCGCGGTGAACGGCACGCCGGTGGACAAGCTGCCGTTCCTGCGCGACGACGAGCGCGACAACGCCGATCGCCAGCTACGCCTGTCGTGGGCGGCCGAGTTGCCGCCGTCGAACGAGGTGGTGGCCGGCACCTGGCCAGGCGCCTCGCCCGCGCAGGCCGAGGTCTCCGTGGACACATCGTGGCGCGACCGCTACCACCTGAAGCTCGGCGACACCCTGCGTTTCGAAGTCGGCGAAGGCGCGCTGGATGCCCGCGTCACCAGCGTGCGCAAGGTCGACTGGACCTCGTTCCGGGTGAACTTCTTCCTGATGGTGGATCCGGCCCACGCCGGCGACCTGCCGCATACGTGGCTGACCAGCTTTTACCTGCCGCGCGGCCATGGCGACCAGCTGTCGAAGCTGTCGCGCGACTACGGCAACCTCAGCCTGATCGACGTCGACGCCCTGCTCGACCGGGTCCGCGAGATCGTCGACCGGGTCGGTGGCGCCGTGCGCTGGGTGCTTGGCTTCAGCCTGCTGGCCGGAGCGCTCGTGCTAACCGCCGCGCTCGCCGCAAGCGCGCAGGAGCGGCGCAAGGAAGCCGCCCTGCTGCGCACGCTTGGTGCCACCCGTGCCCAGCTTCGCCTTGCCGCGGCCTGTGAGTTCGCCCTGCTCGGCCTGGTCGCCGGCCTCACCGCCGGCCTCGGCGCGGCAGGTGCCGGCCTGTGGCTCGGCCACGCGGTGTTCCGCATCGAGGATTTCGTGCCGCCGCTGTGGCCACTGTTCGGCGCAGCCGCGCTGGCTGCTTTCGTGGTGATGCTGATTGGCCTGTTCGGGACGCGCAGCGTGCTGAGGACGTCGCCGATGGCACTGTTGCGGGAGTGA